From a single Collimonas pratensis genomic region:
- a CDS encoding cytochrome b/b6 domain-containing protein: protein MATADQTRRIIHPLLVRVAHWINAFAIVCMVMSGWAIYNASPLFGFDFPRWATLGGWLGGAIAWHLAAMWLLVVNGLVYLGYGLLAGHFRRHFLPLRARDLLRDVKDALTFKLAHQPGIYNAVQRLMYIAVLLLGVLVVASGLSIWKPVQLDSLVDLFGGYDVARRVHFVAMAGIVAFVVVHLALVLIVPSTLLPMLSGRAPRHAGKKPPKQEQQA, encoded by the coding sequence ATGGCGACTGCCGACCAAACCCGCCGCATCATCCATCCGCTGCTGGTGCGGGTGGCCCATTGGATCAACGCCTTTGCCATCGTCTGCATGGTGATGAGCGGCTGGGCGATTTACAACGCTTCGCCGCTGTTCGGCTTTGACTTCCCGCGCTGGGCCACGCTCGGCGGCTGGCTGGGCGGGGCAATCGCCTGGCATCTGGCGGCAATGTGGCTGCTGGTGGTGAATGGCCTGGTCTATCTGGGCTACGGCCTGCTGGCCGGCCATTTCCGCCGCCATTTCCTGCCGCTGCGGGCGCGCGATCTGTTACGTGATGTGAAAGACGCGCTGACCTTCAAGCTGGCGCATCAGCCCGGCATCTACAACGCTGTGCAGCGCCTGATGTATATCGCGGTGCTGCTGCTGGGTGTGCTGGTGGTGGCGTCCGGCCTGTCGATCTGGAAACCGGTGCAGCTGGATAGCCTGGTCGATCTGTTCGGCGGCTACGACGTAGCGCGCCGCGTGCACTTCGTGGCGATGGCCGGCATCGTCGCCTTCGTGGTGGTGCATCTGGCGCTGGTGTTGATCGTACCGAGCACGCTGCTGCCGATGCTGAGCGGGCGGGCGCCGCGCCACGCTGGCAAGAAGCCGCCGAAACAGGAGCAGCAAGCATGA
- a CDS encoding MipA/OmpV family protein, producing the protein MKKRYIKPARSRNFHVITNTLLSIGVLLALLAIGLLAARSAHAEDAKSGAKAASTENTLIIGAGAAFGPRYSGSDQNMAGPLLLLDYSTSSGFFASTMRGLGYGSTIGAFNYSAALGYRGGREEKDESDFGFSSGSTRLRGMGDIKGSASAILSLGYTPVEWLNLSVTADLALSQRNNGNALHFGVSSPFYSGPSDKLTLAATASVGDNKYMQTYYGVTSLQHQNSGYRAFKPKSGLYEVNASLSWEHRFDAKWALQTMVGATRLQGDAAKSPLASRRLSPNAAIYLTYTY; encoded by the coding sequence ATGAAAAAACGCTATATCAAGCCTGCCCGTTCCCGCAATTTCCATGTCATCACGAATACTCTTTTGTCGATCGGCGTGCTGCTGGCGCTGCTGGCCATCGGCCTGCTGGCGGCCAGGAGCGCCCATGCCGAAGATGCCAAGTCCGGCGCCAAGGCCGCGTCAACCGAAAACACACTCATCATAGGCGCCGGTGCTGCTTTCGGCCCGCGTTATTCCGGCTCTGACCAGAACATGGCAGGACCGCTCCTGCTGCTCGACTATTCCACATCCAGCGGCTTCTTCGCCAGCACCATGCGCGGCCTCGGTTATGGCAGCACGATCGGCGCCTTCAACTATAGCGCAGCCTTGGGTTATCGCGGTGGACGCGAAGAGAAGGATGAGAGCGATTTCGGCTTCAGCAGCGGCAGCACGCGCCTGCGCGGCATGGGCGATATCAAGGGCTCGGCCAGCGCTATCCTGAGCCTGGGCTATACCCCGGTCGAATGGCTGAACCTGAGTGTCACGGCGGATCTCGCGCTGTCGCAGAGAAACAACGGCAATGCCCTCCATTTCGGCGTTTCCAGCCCGTTCTACTCCGGCCCCAGCGATAAGTTGACACTGGCGGCGACGGCCAGCGTCGGCGACAACAAATACATGCAGACCTATTACGGCGTGACCAGCCTGCAGCATCAGAATTCCGGCTACCGTGCTTTTAAGCCGAAGAGCGGCTTGTACGAAGTGAATGCCAGCCTGAGCTGGGAACACCGCTTCGATGCCAAATGGGCGCTGCAGACCATGGTGGGGGCGACGCGCTTGCAGGGCGATGCTGCCAAGAGCCCGCTGGCCAGCCGCAGGCTGTCGCCGAATGCCGCCATTTATCTTACCTACACTTATTAA
- a CDS encoding type II toxin-antitoxin system VapC family toxin gives MARYMLDTNMCIYLMKNQPRQVAERFAACLVGDVVMSAITYAELEYGVTASAHPARERQHLAALTEDIPVAPFDSAAASAYGPIREATRERRKDHLDKLIAAHALALNVVLVTNKERDFAVYPGVRIENWIGTGGD, from the coding sequence GGCGCGTTACATGCTCGACACCAATATGTGCATCTACCTGATGAAAAACCAGCCGCGGCAAGTGGCTGAGCGCTTTGCCGCGTGTCTTGTGGGCGATGTCGTGATGTCGGCGATCACCTATGCGGAACTGGAATATGGCGTGACCGCGTCGGCCCATCCCGCCCGCGAGCGGCAGCACCTGGCGGCGCTGACCGAGGATATCCCGGTAGCGCCCTTCGACAGCGCCGCGGCCAGCGCCTATGGCCCGATCCGCGAGGCGACGCGCGAGCGCAGGAAAGACCATCTCGACAAACTGATCGCAGCGCATGCGCTAGCGCTGAATGTGGTGCTGGTGACCAATAAGGAACGGGATTTCGCCGTCTATCCAGGCGTGAGAATCGAGAACTGGATCGGGACCGGCGGCGACTGA
- a CDS encoding S1/P1 nuclease — protein MKLNRQLFLTFIGGVACAAPLMLASQNVLAWGDEGHMVVGLIANHYLTDNVRAQVNAILANDSTGLTAGDIASEATWADKYRNSHRETAAWHFVDTEISDGDIDAACFGHPSLPANTPASGGVAQDCVVDKVDQFTAELGNPNTDPAERLLALQFLLHFVGDMHQPLHSSDSNDRGGNDETVSATGIAAGKLHAYWDTAFVNKLGTDQNKVASALIAKITKAQIAQWQQQTPRDWSLEAFGLARTDAYGKLPTPDASGKYKLPASYVSNATSVVALQLSRAGVRLAKVLNDSLGGNADASASVFASPFGGKK, from the coding sequence ATGAAACTGAACCGTCAGCTGTTTCTCACGTTCATCGGCGGCGTGGCATGCGCCGCGCCTTTGATGCTGGCCAGCCAGAACGTACTGGCCTGGGGCGATGAAGGCCATATGGTGGTCGGCCTGATCGCCAACCACTACCTGACTGACAACGTCCGCGCGCAGGTCAACGCCATCCTGGCCAATGACAGCACCGGCCTGACCGCTGGCGATATCGCCTCGGAAGCCACCTGGGCCGACAAATACCGTAATTCGCATCGCGAAACCGCCGCCTGGCATTTTGTCGATACCGAAATCAGCGACGGCGACATCGACGCCGCCTGCTTCGGCCATCCGAGCCTGCCGGCCAACACCCCGGCTTCGGGCGGTGTCGCGCAGGACTGCGTGGTCGACAAAGTCGATCAGTTCACGGCCGAACTGGGCAACCCGAATACCGATCCGGCGGAACGCCTGCTGGCGCTGCAGTTCCTGTTGCACTTCGTCGGCGACATGCACCAGCCGCTGCACTCCAGCGACTCCAACGACCGCGGCGGCAACGATGAAACGGTGTCGGCCACCGGCATTGCCGCCGGCAAGCTGCACGCCTATTGGGATACGGCATTCGTCAACAAGTTGGGCACCGACCAGAACAAGGTAGCGTCGGCCTTGATCGCCAAGATCACCAAGGCTCAGATTGCGCAATGGCAGCAGCAGACGCCGCGCGACTGGTCGCTGGAAGCATTCGGCCTGGCCCGAACCGATGCCTACGGCAAGCTGCCGACGCCCGACGCCAGCGGCAAATACAAGCTGCCGGCCAGCTATGTCAGCAATGCCACCAGCGTGGTGGCATTGCAGTTGAGCCGTGCCGGCGTGCGCCTGGCCAAGGTGCTGAATGATTCCCTTGGTGGCAATGCCGACGCCAGCGCATCGGTCTTCGCCTCGCCATTTGGCGGCAAGAAGTAA
- a CDS encoding heavy metal response regulator transcription factor — protein sequence MAILVIEDDPKTGAYLKKGLRESGYAVDLIRNGSDGLHMALENSYDLVVLDVMLPGTDGWKIMGAIRARRDLPVIFLTARDHVNDRIRGLKLGADDYLVKPFSFTELLLRIRTLLRRGVVREAHELDFFQVADLQLDLLRRRVTRQGIDIVLTNKEFLLLHLLVKRQNEALSRTVIASEVWDMNFDSDTNVVDVAIKRLRAKIDNPFEHKLIHTVRSIGYMFSENP from the coding sequence ATGGCTATCCTCGTCATCGAAGACGACCCCAAGACCGGCGCTTACCTCAAGAAGGGCCTGCGCGAATCCGGCTATGCGGTCGACCTGATACGCAACGGCAGCGACGGCCTGCACATGGCGCTGGAGAATTCCTACGACCTGGTGGTGCTGGACGTCATGCTGCCCGGCACCGACGGCTGGAAGATCATGGGGGCGATCCGCGCCCGCCGCGATCTGCCGGTTATCTTCCTGACTGCGCGCGATCATGTGAACGACCGCATCCGCGGACTGAAGCTGGGCGCCGATGATTACCTGGTCAAGCCGTTTTCGTTTACCGAACTGCTGCTGCGCATCCGCACCCTGCTGCGCCGCGGCGTGGTGCGCGAAGCGCATGAGCTGGATTTTTTCCAGGTGGCCGACCTGCAGCTCGACCTGCTGCGCCGCAGGGTCACCCGCCAGGGCATCGACATCGTCCTCACCAACAAGGAATTCCTGCTGCTGCACCTGCTGGTCAAGCGCCAGAATGAAGCCTTGTCGCGCACCGTCATCGCTTCCGAAGTGTGGGACATGAATTTCGACAGCGACACCAATGTCGTCGATGTCGCCATCAAGCGCCTGCGCGCCAAGATCGACAATCCCTTCGAGCACAAGCTGATCCACACGGTGCGCAGCATCGGCTACATGTTTTCGGAAAACCCATGA
- a CDS encoding M3 family metallopeptidase, with amino-acid sequence MSDIHAANPLLQDWNTPYGLPPFDQIKAEHFVPAFEVALPAHLAEIDAIAAQTAAPTFANTLAAFDESGRLNSRISLLFENLTASETSPALQAAEIALAPKLAGHKNAIYLHAGLFARINALYAERSRLDLDPVQLRLLERVHLDFVRAGANLPPQSRARYSAVTERLAALSTQFTQNVLADESGFVLALEDEAALAGLPPFLRASAAAAAQQRGLPPGSHVVTLSPSLAEPFLTFSDRRDLREAVWRGRVARGAHAGSHDNRPVAAEIMALRQEQAQLHGYATYADYQLIDRMAGKPEAVSVLLGKVWEPAKAKAQEDRIALTEMARSLGQPTPIAAWDWRYLAEKVRQARYDLDDAELKPYFALDNMIGAMFDCARRLFGISFVEQHGVALHHPDARLWEVRNREDALIGLFIGDNFARASKRSGAWMHIFRSQSGHAGGTLPIVINNNNFAQAAEGVAALLSFDDVRTLFHEFGHGLHGLLSQVKYERLAGTQVLQDYVELPSQIFENWAEEEAVLKQHARHYQTGAAIPSALLEKLKRARQFDQAWATIMYAGPALIDMALHSLPNGSVVDLDAFEAQQCEALGIPQDIGQRHYLSHFQHLFAGSDYAAGYYVYMWAEVLDADAYNAFIEAGDPFQPAIAERLQKHIYSSGNKQDPALAFRAFRGRDPKVEPMLAKRGLI; translated from the coding sequence ATGTCAGACATTCACGCCGCCAATCCGCTATTGCAAGACTGGAACACCCCTTACGGCTTGCCACCCTTCGATCAGATCAAGGCTGAACATTTCGTCCCTGCTTTTGAAGTCGCCTTGCCGGCCCACTTGGCCGAGATTGATGCCATCGCCGCACAAACCGCGGCTCCCACTTTTGCCAACACACTGGCCGCTTTCGATGAATCGGGTCGTCTTAACAGCCGTATCAGCCTGCTGTTCGAAAACCTGACCGCGAGCGAAACCTCGCCGGCCCTGCAGGCTGCCGAGATCGCGCTGGCGCCTAAACTGGCGGGGCACAAGAATGCGATTTACCTGCATGCTGGCCTGTTTGCGCGGATTAATGCCTTGTACGCCGAGCGCAGCCGGCTGGACCTGGATCCGGTGCAGCTGCGTTTGCTGGAACGGGTGCACCTGGATTTCGTGCGCGCCGGCGCCAATTTGCCGCCGCAATCGCGCGCACGCTACAGCGCAGTGACGGAAAGACTGGCGGCATTGAGCACGCAGTTCACGCAAAACGTCCTGGCCGATGAATCCGGCTTTGTGCTGGCGCTGGAAGACGAAGCGGCGCTGGCCGGCCTGCCGCCTTTCCTGCGTGCTTCGGCCGCAGCGGCGGCGCAACAGCGCGGCCTGCCGCCGGGCAGCCATGTGGTGACCTTGTCGCCGTCGCTGGCCGAGCCGTTCCTGACCTTCTCCGATCGCCGCGACTTGCGCGAAGCGGTGTGGCGCGGCCGCGTCGCCCGCGGCGCCCACGCCGGCAGCCACGACAATCGCCCGGTTGCGGCCGAAATCATGGCCTTGCGCCAGGAGCAGGCACAATTGCACGGCTACGCCACGTATGCCGATTACCAGCTGATCGACCGCATGGCCGGCAAGCCGGAGGCGGTGTCGGTCTTGCTGGGCAAGGTCTGGGAACCGGCCAAGGCCAAGGCGCAAGAGGACCGCATCGCCCTGACTGAAATGGCGCGCAGCCTGGGCCAGCCGACGCCGATCGCGGCCTGGGACTGGCGCTACCTGGCCGAGAAAGTGCGACAGGCGCGCTACGACCTGGACGACGCCGAACTGAAACCCTATTTCGCGCTGGACAACATGATAGGCGCCATGTTCGACTGCGCCCGGCGCCTGTTCGGCATCAGTTTTGTCGAGCAGCACGGCGTCGCCCTGCATCATCCGGACGCCCGGCTGTGGGAAGTGCGCAATCGGGAGGACGCCTTGATCGGCCTGTTCATCGGCGATAACTTTGCCCGCGCCAGCAAGCGCAGCGGCGCCTGGATGCATATCTTCCGCAGCCAGTCCGGCCATGCCGGCGGCACCCTGCCTATCGTCATCAACAATAACAACTTCGCCCAGGCTGCCGAGGGTGTAGCGGCGCTGCTGAGTTTCGACGATGTGCGCACCCTGTTCCATGAATTCGGCCACGGCTTGCACGGCCTGCTGTCGCAAGTGAAGTACGAGCGCCTGGCCGGCACCCAGGTATTGCAGGATTACGTCGAACTGCCGTCGCAAATTTTCGAGAACTGGGCGGAAGAGGAAGCGGTGCTCAAACAGCACGCGCGGCACTATCAGACTGGCGCGGCGATTCCGTCAGCGCTGCTGGAAAAGCTCAAGCGCGCGCGTCAGTTCGACCAGGCCTGGGCCACCATCATGTATGCCGGCCCGGCGCTGATCGACATGGCGCTGCATTCACTGCCGAACGGCAGCGTGGTCGATCTGGATGCATTCGAAGCGCAGCAATGCGAAGCGCTGGGCATCCCGCAGGATATCGGCCAGCGCCATTACCTGAGCCATTTCCAGCACCTGTTCGCCGGTTCCGACTACGCCGCCGGCTACTACGTCTACATGTGGGCCGAAGTGCTGGACGCCGATGCCTACAATGCCTTCATCGAAGCCGGCGATCCGTTCCAGCCGGCGATTGCCGAACGCCTGCAAAAGCATATCTACAGCTCCGGCAACAAGCAGGATCCGGCGCTGGCGTTCCGCGCCTTCCGCGGCCGCGATCCGAAGGTCGAACCGATGCTGGCCAAACGCGGATTGATCTAG
- a CDS encoding sensor histidine kinase: MMLRGWNWLLRPTLVRRLLLAQMLLLTVLWSLFIGYAMFETSRAPGPINLDRTYEAILGVADNLADEPERQFKVLHMIDQAVREGYGVGGDTPKLSPSIRVQQGDRLIYQSEDIPAGIHNSRLDDAETIYANGVRWRARTVQSPHSDTRVTIIVPADALDMLVDMNSRGYYSLPLLISLPFLLLPAWLSIRVALRPWSRIAREVAARGPHNLAPLAFKPKHLELSSMVDRINGLLLRISDSVARERNFIADAAHELRTPLAAMRVNAEALQSQAANGQQQELLNGILSSSNRATRLVSQLLLLVRSDATASVSMEPLALDVLVQDRLAILSALAKARHIELELTSEDEFFIFARRESLTSLIDNLVDNAIKYSPAGGVVTVGLRHEQDEVVLSIADEGPGIAPALRERVFDRFFRNPDQTQSGSGLGLAIARSVVLQHSGKIRLDAADGEQGLLVEVRFPLAWPEAA; this comes from the coding sequence ATGATGCTGCGCGGGTGGAACTGGCTGCTGCGGCCGACTCTGGTGCGGCGTCTGTTGCTGGCCCAGATGCTGCTGCTGACGGTGCTGTGGAGCTTGTTCATCGGCTACGCCATGTTCGAGACCAGCCGCGCGCCCGGTCCGATCAACCTGGACCGCACCTACGAGGCGATCCTGGGCGTCGCCGATAACCTGGCCGACGAGCCGGAGCGCCAGTTCAAGGTGCTGCACATGATCGACCAGGCGGTACGTGAAGGCTACGGCGTCGGCGGCGATACGCCGAAACTGTCGCCTAGCATCCGGGTGCAGCAAGGGGACCGGCTGATCTACCAGTCCGAGGATATTCCGGCCGGCATCCACAACAGCCGCCTCGACGATGCGGAAACCATCTACGCCAACGGCGTGCGCTGGCGCGCCCGCACCGTGCAATCGCCGCATTCGGATACGCGCGTCACCATCATCGTGCCGGCGGATGCCCTGGACATGCTGGTCGACATGAATTCGCGCGGCTATTATTCCTTGCCCTTGCTGATCAGCCTGCCGTTCCTGCTGCTGCCGGCCTGGCTGTCGATCCGCGTGGCCCTGCGTCCGTGGAGCCGGATTGCGCGTGAGGTGGCGGCCCGCGGCCCGCACAACCTGGCGCCGCTGGCCTTCAAACCGAAACACCTGGAGCTGAGCTCGATGGTAGACCGGATCAACGGCCTGCTGCTGCGCATCAGCGACAGCGTGGCGCGCGAACGCAACTTCATCGCCGACGCCGCCCATGAGCTACGCACCCCGCTGGCTGCCATGCGCGTCAACGCCGAAGCGCTGCAAAGCCAGGCGGCAAACGGCCAGCAGCAAGAACTGCTCAACGGCATACTGAGCAGCAGCAACCGCGCCACCCGCCTGGTCAGCCAGCTGCTGCTGCTGGTGCGCAGCGACGCCACCGCCAGCGTCTCCATGGAACCGCTGGCGCTGGACGTGCTGGTGCAGGACCGGCTGGCGATACTGTCGGCGCTGGCCAAGGCGCGGCATATCGAGCTGGAGCTGACCTCTGAAGATGAATTCTTTATCTTTGCCCGCCGCGAAAGCCTGACCTCGCTGATCGACAACCTGGTCGACAACGCCATCAAGTACAGTCCGGCGGGCGGCGTCGTGACGGTGGGCCTGCGCCATGAGCAGGACGAGGTAGTCTTGAGCATCGCCGACGAAGGTCCGGGAATCGCCCCGGCGCTGCGCGAGCGCGTGTTCGACCGCTTCTTCCGCAATCCCGACCAGACCCAGAGCGGCAGCGGACTGGGGCTGGCAATTGCCAGATCGGTAGTGCTCCAGCATAGCGGAAAGATCCGGCTGGACGCAGCCGACGGCGAGCAAGGCCTGCTGGTGGAAGTCCGGTTTCCACTGGCCTGGCCCGAAGCCGCGTAA
- a CDS encoding SDR family oxidoreductase, giving the protein MDSADMILITGATGFLGGATVVQAIQAGLAPRLLLLVRAQDPAQGMDRLQVQLKRLGAGDSELAQLRLSQILCGDLSALDGIAADPRLQRVSTVIHCAALATFANHPALETTNVDGTLALAAMMQGRPRLRRFLYVGTAMACGTHSASDHSIPEIANLSLAQEDHLVPYTRSKAIGERLLRQRFPQLPLVVLRPSIVVGHTKLGCTPSQSIFWVFMAWQKLGALTAAMHDKIDVVPVDWCAGAILHLALKDKLAQPVFHLSAGTQSSRSFRQIDSALAVAGMGNVCGRDYEQIGVGKIDLLLPRIKIRIPDCSPRLLMRALKLYGEFAKLNYVFCNKNLLAEGVPSAPPFTDYIGLCATSTRHIPIGEQMKWDFK; this is encoded by the coding sequence ATGGACAGCGCGGACATGATCCTGATTACCGGCGCCACCGGATTCCTGGGCGGCGCCACCGTGGTGCAAGCCATCCAGGCCGGACTGGCGCCGCGCCTGCTGCTGCTGGTGCGCGCGCAGGACCCGGCGCAAGGCATGGATCGCCTGCAGGTCCAGCTGAAGCGGCTCGGCGCCGGCGACAGCGAGCTGGCGCAGCTGCGTCTGTCGCAAATACTGTGCGGCGACTTGTCCGCGCTTGACGGCATTGCCGCCGATCCGCGCCTGCAGCGGGTGTCGACCGTGATTCATTGCGCCGCCCTGGCTACATTCGCCAACCATCCGGCGCTGGAAACAACCAATGTCGACGGCACGCTGGCGCTGGCGGCAATGATGCAGGGCCGTCCCCGCTTGCGGCGTTTCCTCTACGTCGGCACCGCCATGGCTTGCGGCACGCATTCGGCCAGCGACCACAGCATTCCGGAAATCGCCAATCTGTCTCTGGCGCAGGAAGATCACCTGGTGCCGTATACCCGTTCCAAGGCGATCGGCGAGCGCCTGCTGCGGCAGCGTTTTCCGCAACTGCCGTTGGTGGTGCTGCGGCCCTCGATCGTGGTCGGCCACACCAAGCTGGGCTGCACTCCCTCGCAAAGCATTTTCTGGGTTTTCATGGCGTGGCAAAAGCTGGGCGCGCTGACGGCTGCGATGCATGACAAGATCGACGTGGTGCCGGTCGACTGGTGCGCCGGCGCGATCTTGCATCTGGCCCTCAAGGACAAGCTGGCGCAGCCGGTGTTCCATCTGTCGGCCGGAACCCAGTCTAGCCGCTCGTTCCGCCAGATCGACAGCGCGCTGGCGGTGGCCGGCATGGGCAATGTCTGCGGCCGCGATTACGAACAGATCGGGGTCGGAAAAATAGACCTGCTGCTGCCGCGCATCAAGATCCGCATCCCGGACTGCAGTCCGCGGCTGCTGATGCGGGCATTGAAGCTGTACGGGGAATTCGCCAAGCTCAACTACGTGTTCTGCAACAAAAACCTGCTGGCTGAAGGCGTGCCAAGCGCGCCGCCATTCACGGACTATATCGGCCTGTGCGCAACCAGCACCAGGCATATCCCCATCGGCGAGCAGATGAAATGGGATTTCAAGTAA
- a CDS encoding molybdopterin-dependent oxidoreductase — translation MSDKKKVLPKNRELQPELVQLQRRLFLRSGLSLGALSLLSGCNLQDGDQVDKVLWAMSRWNDRVQSMLFRPNHLAPTYPASMITKPFPFNAFYDADSAPEIDGDTYKLEVSGLVRDKRSWNLAQLRVLPQASQITRHICIEGWSAIGQWSGVPFRTFLAHIGADTTAKYVGFKCADRYYSSIDMATALHPQTILALDFGQEPLPTEYGYPLKLRVPTKLGFKNPKHIAAIFVTNENPGGYWEDQGYNWFSGS, via the coding sequence ATGAGCGACAAGAAAAAAGTCCTGCCGAAAAACCGTGAACTGCAGCCGGAGCTGGTGCAGCTGCAACGCCGTTTGTTCTTGCGCTCCGGCCTGTCGCTGGGCGCATTATCGCTGCTGTCCGGCTGCAACCTGCAGGATGGCGACCAAGTCGACAAGGTATTGTGGGCCATGTCGCGCTGGAACGACCGCGTGCAGAGCATGCTGTTCCGCCCCAATCATCTGGCGCCGACTTATCCGGCCAGCATGATCACCAAGCCATTTCCGTTCAACGCTTTCTACGACGCCGACTCGGCGCCGGAAATCGATGGCGATACCTATAAGCTGGAGGTCTCCGGCCTGGTGCGCGACAAGCGCAGCTGGAACCTGGCGCAACTGCGCGTCTTGCCGCAGGCGTCGCAGATCACGCGCCACATCTGCATCGAAGGCTGGAGCGCCATCGGCCAGTGGAGCGGCGTGCCGTTCCGCACCTTCCTGGCGCATATCGGCGCCGATACCACGGCAAAATATGTCGGCTTCAAATGCGCCGACCGCTATTACTCCAGCATCGACATGGCGACCGCCTTGCATCCGCAGACCATACTGGCGCTGGATTTCGGCCAGGAACCGCTGCCGACCGAATACGGTTATCCGTTGAAACTGCGGGTGCCGACCAAGCTGGGCTTCAAGAATCCCAAGCACATAGCGGCGATCTTCGTCACCAATGAAAATCCCGGCGGCTATTGGGAAGACCAGGGCTATAACTGGTTCAGCGGATCTTAG
- a CDS encoding response regulator encodes MKILLIEDDLDLGNGVRIALSDQGMDVVWVRQLADAQRTLESDTCDLVLLDLGLPDGDGLSLLTRLRREKNGLPVIILSARDAINDRLLGLDTGADDYLVKPFVLDELLSRVRALARRSYGFDGDTLDLRGLSLHAPTRRVTVQERPVELTASEYALLSTLLIRADRVVTRRILEELALPGGQGNASNTLDVHMANLRRKIGDGYIRTVRGVGFVIDLQAPARSLRK; translated from the coding sequence ATGAAAATACTGTTGATTGAAGATGACCTGGACCTAGGCAACGGTGTCCGCATTGCCCTCTCCGACCAAGGCATGGACGTGGTCTGGGTGCGCCAGCTGGCGGACGCGCAGCGCACCCTGGAATCCGACACCTGCGACCTGGTGCTGCTGGATCTCGGCCTGCCGGACGGCGACGGCCTGAGCCTGCTGACGCGCTTGCGGCGTGAGAAGAACGGCTTGCCGGTGATCATCCTGAGCGCGCGCGACGCCATCAACGACCGCCTGCTCGGCCTCGACACCGGCGCCGACGATTATCTGGTCAAGCCTTTCGTGCTGGACGAGCTGTTGTCGCGCGTCAGGGCCCTGGCCCGCCGCAGCTACGGCTTTGACGGCGATACCCTGGACTTGCGCGGCCTGTCGCTGCATGCGCCGACCCGCCGCGTGACCGTGCAGGAACGGCCGGTAGAGCTGACCGCCAGCGAATACGCCTTGCTCAGCACCCTGCTGATCCGCGCCGACCGGGTGGTGACGCGCCGCATCCTGGAAGAGTTGGCGCTGCCCGGCGGCCAAGGCAACGCCAGCAATACTCTGGACGTGCACATGGCGAATCTGCGGCGCAAGATAGGCGACGGCTATATCCGCACCGTGCGCGGCGTCGGTTTCGTGATCGACCTGCAGGCGCCGGCCCGCAGCCTGCGCAAATGA
- a CDS encoding epoxyqueuosine reductase QueH — MTLRQKLVLPGGHNKLLLHSCCAPCSGEVMEVLLASEIDFSIYFYNPNIHPQREYELRKNENIRFAEQHGVPFVDADYDLDNWFARAQGMEDEPERGKRCTMCFDMRFERSALYAHEHGFPVISSSLGISRWKNMEQINDCGARAAAHYPGITYWDYNWRKQGGSARMIEISKRENFYQQEYCGCVYSLRDSNRWRKDQGRERIKICEKYYGQPEEQK; from the coding sequence ATGACTTTGCGCCAGAAACTCGTCCTGCCGGGCGGCCACAATAAACTGCTCTTGCATTCCTGCTGCGCGCCATGCTCGGGCGAGGTGATGGAAGTCTTGCTCGCCAGTGAAATCGATTTTTCCATCTATTTCTACAATCCGAATATCCATCCGCAGCGCGAGTACGAGCTGCGCAAGAACGAAAACATCCGTTTCGCCGAGCAGCACGGCGTGCCGTTCGTCGACGCCGACTACGACCTGGACAACTGGTTTGCCCGCGCCCAGGGCATGGAAGACGAGCCGGAACGCGGCAAGCGCTGCACCATGTGTTTCGACATGCGCTTTGAACGCAGCGCGTTGTACGCGCACGAGCACGGCTTTCCGGTGATCAGTAGTTCGCTGGGGATTTCGCGCTGGAAGAACATGGAACAGATCAACGATTGCGGCGCCCGCGCGGCGGCGCACTATCCCGGCATCACCTACTGGGATTACAACTGGCGCAAGCAGGGCGGCTCGGCACGCATGATCGAGATCTCCAAACGCGAGAATTTTTATCAGCAGGAGTATTGCGGCTGCGTCTACTCGCTGCGCGACAGCAACCGCTGGCGCAAGGACCAGGGACGCGAACGCATCAAGATTTGCGAGAAATATTACGGCCAGCCGGAGGAACAGAAATGA